The Stratiformator vulcanicus genome has a segment encoding these proteins:
- a CDS encoding ABC transporter substrate-binding protein, which produces MSRNWVSASLFSSFALVTAILVSGCETAKSPGGDSGSKTASGGADPTSSSGSGLKPSAEFDEGDLTSYPLMTEVDGIPVPRVDTAGPDVNVGGPVEVDKYNPAAKGNPTKPVVGGSINVRFSNEPKTLNPIVETSAVQQVIHTYIHDGLADQDPETFEYKPAIAKSWTIEDSIRLAPDYPGYELTLVIDDEPAENDSEVSVKLDDDQQIIAPAVKVTKADGSPAGRSWVGLYPTDGGLTLHVWTDENGSLDLSAVPEGDYKARTGFELYGKVSETDEGYTLATETAGHPLALLLNEKGESELTLSKDDVQEVHRGSIFTFYLRDDVTWSDGTPYTSADVEFAYATINSRYVDAESLRTYYADVVLCDAIDETTVRMQYREQYFLAFEFAAAIALYGGPLHFFEDLYKEMGKELTLEPLTEEQEAQSNKVSVTGKAFGKFFNTDDRYNLAPMGVGPYVVGDWDRGVSLELDRRDDYWRDNRAGYLDQIRVKFIVDGSTAMQALRGGQVDFINRLDLSPEKFFEELKGPPEWIKKNYVKARWYYPNYSYAGWNMLRPMFQDRRTRLALSMLFDSDEYLQKVKYGAGILISGNQYVLGPGYDHDVQPVGYDLDAARDLLADAGWLDTDGDSWLDKGGDKFSFELLMPQGSSAGRSFAELFQKRLKDVGIEVNVLELEWASFIERITAKDFDVCRLGWAMNLEGDPYQIWHSSGAGPDKRGSNHVSYADPLVDEMIAKIRVTLDEQERHAIMHAMHRKLDHDQPYMFMFTTQDLGVYHQKYRGVKFYALRPGYDLREWYIPESLQN; this is translated from the coding sequence ATGTCCCGGAATTGGGTCTCGGCGTCTCTGTTCTCATCCTTCGCACTCGTAACGGCGATTTTGGTCTCCGGTTGCGAAACCGCCAAGTCTCCGGGCGGTGACAGTGGATCGAAAACGGCCTCCGGAGGCGCCGACCCGACCTCGTCCAGCGGGTCCGGTCTAAAGCCTTCGGCTGAGTTCGATGAAGGTGACCTGACCTCCTATCCGCTCATGACAGAGGTGGACGGCATCCCCGTCCCGCGAGTCGACACGGCAGGCCCCGACGTCAATGTCGGAGGACCGGTCGAGGTCGACAAATATAATCCCGCCGCGAAAGGCAATCCGACCAAACCGGTCGTGGGCGGATCGATCAACGTGCGTTTCTCGAATGAGCCAAAAACGCTCAATCCGATCGTTGAAACCAGCGCCGTTCAGCAAGTCATTCACACCTATATCCATGACGGGCTCGCCGACCAGGATCCGGAAACCTTCGAATACAAGCCCGCGATTGCCAAGAGTTGGACTATCGAAGATTCGATCCGACTCGCTCCCGATTACCCCGGCTACGAACTGACGTTGGTGATCGATGATGAGCCGGCTGAAAATGACTCCGAGGTTTCGGTCAAACTGGATGATGACCAGCAGATCATCGCCCCGGCAGTGAAAGTCACAAAGGCCGACGGCTCGCCCGCCGGCCGGTCATGGGTCGGGCTCTATCCGACGGATGGGGGTCTGACACTGCACGTGTGGACCGACGAGAACGGCTCGCTCGATCTCTCAGCCGTCCCCGAAGGAGATTACAAAGCGCGGACCGGCTTCGAGCTCTACGGTAAGGTGTCGGAAACCGACGAGGGATATACCCTCGCCACCGAAACGGCGGGTCACCCTCTTGCATTGTTATTGAACGAGAAGGGCGAGAGCGAACTCACCCTTTCTAAAGACGACGTGCAGGAGGTGCACCGTGGATCGATCTTTACGTTTTATCTTCGCGACGATGTGACTTGGAGTGACGGCACGCCCTATACCTCAGCCGACGTCGAGTTCGCGTATGCCACGATTAACAGCCGCTACGTCGATGCGGAATCACTGCGAACTTATTACGCCGATGTCGTGCTGTGCGATGCGATCGATGAGACGACAGTCCGGATGCAATATCGCGAGCAATACTTTCTCGCTTTCGAATTTGCGGCGGCGATCGCGTTATACGGCGGGCCGCTGCATTTCTTTGAAGACCTTTACAAAGAGATGGGCAAAGAACTGACACTCGAACCTTTGACCGAGGAGCAAGAAGCTCAGTCGAACAAGGTCAGCGTGACGGGCAAAGCGTTCGGCAAGTTCTTTAATACAGACGACCGCTACAATCTCGCACCGATGGGCGTCGGGCCGTATGTCGTTGGCGATTGGGACCGCGGTGTCTCGCTCGAATTAGATCGACGAGATGACTATTGGCGGGACAACCGCGCCGGATATCTTGATCAGATTCGCGTTAAATTTATTGTCGACGGATCAACCGCCATGCAGGCGCTGCGAGGCGGCCAGGTCGACTTTATTAACCGACTCGACCTTTCGCCCGAGAAGTTCTTTGAAGAACTGAAAGGGCCGCCGGAGTGGATTAAGAAGAATTACGTGAAAGCCCGGTGGTATTACCCGAATTACAGCTACGCCGGTTGGAATATGCTCCGGCCGATGTTTCAGGATCGCCGGACGCGACTCGCCTTATCAATGCTGTTTGACTCGGACGAGTACCTACAAAAGGTGAAGTACGGAGCGGGTATTCTCATTTCCGGGAATCAATACGTCTTGGGGCCGGGCTACGACCACGACGTGCAGCCGGTCGGTTACGATCTCGATGCAGCACGTGACCTGTTGGCCGATGCGGGCTGGCTCGATACGGACGGCGATAGCTGGCTCGACAAAGGCGGGGACAAATTCTCCTTCGAACTTTTAATGCCGCAGGGCAGCAGCGCCGGACGTTCGTTCGCCGAGCTATTTCAAAAGCGCCTCAAAGATGTGGGGATCGAGGTCAATGTGCTCGAACTCGAGTGGGCGTCGTTTATTGAACGAATCACCGCGAAAGACTTCGATGTCTGCCGGCTCGGCTGGGCAATGAATCTGGAAGGCGATCCCTATCAAATCTGGCACAGCAGCGGAGCAGGGCCGGACAAGCGCGGCAGCAATCACGTCTCCTATGCCGACCCGCTTGTTGATGAAATGATCGCCAAGATTCGCGTCACGCTCGATGAGCAGGAGCGGCACGCCATTATGCATGCCATGCACCGCAAACTTGATCACGATCAGCCCTATATGTTTATGTTCACAACGCAAGACCTCGGCGTCTATCACCAGAAGTATCGCGGCGTGAAGTTCTACGCACTCCGTCCGGGTTATGATCTGCGCGAGTGGTATATCCCCGAATCGCTTCAAAACTGA
- a CDS encoding transglutaminase TgpA family protein: MASTLVLSSQENVAPTDRAAGQPSATLRMVQWHVLAIVCLANFMLSITEYPLVSSMLTIPIAIVAFVVTERMKLFSYSATVANFLSVPALLLCVGNLFSGSVETRIQAGANLLVLLTWVILFQRKESRHYWWLASLAILQIAVGAVLTTSAGFGLLLAVALFLAIRTATYLVALRIEEDCSEPIPIAAPKGESGERPSGRQILVAENRVVPQSSGLQAQIRSAVGALSNAATIVFLGSLFAAAVFFALTPRVWIDRLPIEQTYSSLAGRSYTGYSDTVKLGSFGEVLESPKLVLEVRAFEGNSDNTVNLEAYASRLGLDEPYFRGVTMDSYDQGEWVSGIPETDVTDVPRRPPDEYADQFVRQEIRRHPINASTVFAVHPVGFIRLGDDVKDSRIVRRRLDYSLVGELGSKARNRPYQYVAYSSVDLESAKRHPAIAAAKFSPDRYRFESEIYTRLPPGKLLRLRKLAEEVVLSAVREDNARELADIPASERADRIVRYLRDSGDYTYSLNIELSRSGIDEVEDFLFETRKGHCQYFASALALMLRSVDVPARLVSGFKGGNLNSFTGSYEVQQRHAHAWVEARIDGLWTTLDATPASSRSAIVDANAPYFAYARNMLSVVTDAWQDYVVLLNLEKQKEGFYNPVANSIRSVAKAISPGEEAEDTERTTAVSAMFKALLDPNLWFSGRGIVLLTLLAGCITLLTLISRRVIAFHRRRRRQLQQGRQARTVKFYQRFRELCSRIGLNRPATATEREFLAHIKAAFKSLGLPEEFQPVPVALIDDFYAVRFGNRELSEQRLGEIEGELNALERGIADRQRSGPAKEK; encoded by the coding sequence ATGGCCTCCACCCTGGTCCTTAGTTCTCAGGAGAACGTCGCGCCAACAGACCGGGCCGCCGGCCAGCCGTCCGCGACGTTGAGGATGGTGCAGTGGCACGTCTTGGCTATCGTGTGCCTCGCCAATTTCATGCTATCGATTACGGAGTATCCGCTCGTTTCTTCAATGCTGACGATTCCGATCGCAATCGTGGCATTCGTTGTCACCGAGCGGATGAAATTATTCAGCTACTCCGCGACGGTGGCCAATTTTCTCTCCGTGCCCGCGCTCTTGTTGTGTGTCGGAAACCTGTTCTCAGGTAGCGTTGAAACGCGTATTCAGGCAGGGGCGAATCTGCTTGTGCTGCTCACTTGGGTCATTCTATTTCAACGCAAGGAAAGCCGGCATTATTGGTGGCTTGCCTCGCTCGCCATTCTGCAGATCGCAGTCGGAGCCGTGCTGACCACCTCGGCGGGTTTCGGCCTGCTCTTGGCCGTCGCGTTGTTCCTGGCAATCCGTACTGCCACTTATCTGGTCGCTCTGCGAATTGAAGAAGATTGCTCCGAACCGATACCAATTGCGGCGCCGAAAGGTGAGTCGGGTGAGCGACCAAGTGGCCGACAGATACTCGTTGCGGAGAATCGGGTTGTTCCGCAGAGCAGTGGTTTGCAGGCGCAGATCCGCTCGGCGGTTGGTGCGCTCTCGAACGCCGCAACAATTGTCTTCTTAGGATCGTTGTTCGCGGCCGCGGTATTCTTCGCTTTAACTCCGCGTGTCTGGATTGACCGACTCCCGATCGAACAGACTTATTCGTCGCTGGCCGGCCGGTCTTACACCGGCTACTCAGATACCGTGAAGCTCGGCTCATTCGGGGAAGTTCTTGAAAGTCCCAAACTTGTGCTGGAAGTGCGAGCTTTCGAGGGGAACTCAGACAATACCGTTAATCTGGAGGCCTATGCGTCCCGGCTTGGCCTCGACGAGCCCTACTTCCGTGGAGTAACCATGGACTCGTACGATCAGGGAGAATGGGTCTCGGGAATTCCCGAGACCGATGTCACCGACGTTCCGAGACGTCCTCCGGACGAATATGCTGATCAGTTCGTCCGGCAGGAAATTCGGCGTCACCCTATTAATGCTTCAACGGTTTTCGCTGTTCATCCGGTCGGGTTCATTCGGCTGGGTGACGATGTGAAAGATTCTCGAATCGTACGGCGCCGACTCGACTATTCGCTGGTTGGCGAACTCGGTTCCAAGGCCCGCAATCGACCTTACCAGTATGTCGCGTATTCTTCGGTCGACCTTGAGAGCGCCAAGCGACATCCGGCAATCGCAGCCGCAAAATTTTCCCCCGATCGATACCGTTTCGAGTCGGAGATATACACTCGGCTCCCGCCGGGTAAACTGCTTCGCCTTCGCAAGTTAGCTGAAGAGGTCGTTCTCAGTGCCGTGCGTGAAGACAATGCACGTGAACTGGCTGACATTCCTGCGTCTGAGCGGGCTGATCGCATCGTTCGTTATCTTCGTGATTCCGGCGACTATACATATTCGTTAAACATCGAATTAAGTCGTTCGGGTATCGACGAGGTTGAGGATTTTCTCTTTGAAACGCGCAAAGGCCACTGCCAGTACTTTGCTTCGGCATTGGCTTTGATGCTGCGAAGCGTTGACGTTCCGGCGAGATTGGTCAGCGGCTTTAAGGGTGGTAATTTGAATTCCTTTACCGGATCCTACGAGGTCCAGCAACGGCACGCGCATGCCTGGGTCGAGGCACGCATTGACGGGCTCTGGACGACGCTCGACGCTACTCCGGCTTCGTCACGCAGCGCTATTGTCGATGCGAACGCTCCTTATTTTGCCTACGCGAGAAATATGCTCTCAGTTGTGACGGATGCGTGGCAAGACTACGTCGTGTTGCTCAACCTAGAGAAGCAAAAAGAAGGCTTCTATAACCCAGTGGCGAATTCCATTCGCTCAGTCGCCAAGGCAATCAGTCCCGGCGAAGAGGCGGAAGACACCGAGCGGACAACGGCCGTGTCCGCGATGTTTAAAGCGCTGCTCGATCCCAACCTCTGGTTTAGTGGACGGGGGATCGTACTGCTAACGCTGCTGGCCGGTTGCATCACCTTGTTGACCCTGATCAGCCGACGCGTGATTGCATTTCATCGCCGGCGTCGGCGGCAACTTCAGCAGGGGCGCCAAGCGCGTACCGTCAAATTTTATCAGCGGTTCCGAGAACTCTGTAGCCGAATCGGCCTGAACCGTCCGGCCACGGCGACCGAGCGAGAGTTCCTCGCCCATATTAAAGCCGCGTTTAAAAGCCTCGGGCTACCTGAAGAGTTTCAGCCTGTTCCGGTTGCCCTTATTGATGATTTCTACGCCGTGCGTTTCGGCAACCGAGAACTCAGTGAGCAGCGTCTCGGGGAAATCGAAGGCGAATTAAATGCCTTGGAGCGCGGCATTGCCGACCGCCAACGTTCTGGACCGGCGAAAGAAAAGTAG
- a CDS encoding ABC transporter permease, producing MIVASTGAVHTTADSIRNEIPLGESQSALIWKGFKQRYLAVVSAVVIFLLISISILAPIIANDRPLAYYGINRFQQSESVRNARTILRLLPTKIAADDFPDQEWRGVRLELSSLRSQFSVEDGDKVSQFEASLEAPIDNLREVTTQLPQVADPLADLLEKMDATQLRRLLTGIEPELEKTRLWPDLRIDLGTDNNEAASLNEQRRQGLIKVTRDGEPSFLRAVVDAVKNRSADDSASKIAAVDTSLTAIESELRGINSELSSAARDLRSRFSTRQVEPVNRWHFPVFDSLIYGDIAALIVEFGLVLALIAALLPWFGGRTIRRILSLTVVSAAVVAGVWYLAVPDRVDRSPYKQGVLADAESANAKPIVYQSVVWPLIPYGLDEDNLNKKFGAPPWWPEKDEAEDQVNNQAVQPSDVVVNTWDKPHWLGTDKIGRDVLSRMIWGGRVSLSVGIVAVGIYVAIGIVVGAVAGFFGGWVDMLLSRVIEIVIVFPSFFLILTIVAFIGPSIWNIMVVIGLTGWTGVARLVRGEFLRLSGQEFVLAGRALGYPASRLIFRHILPNALAPVLVAATFGIAGAILTESALSFLGLGITVPRPSWGGILAEGRDYIRIASWLIYFPGFAIFMTITSYNLVGDTLRDVSDPRLRGSR from the coding sequence GTGATAGTCGCCAGCACCGGCGCCGTGCACACCACGGCGGATTCAATTCGAAACGAGATCCCGCTCGGAGAAAGTCAATCGGCTTTAATCTGGAAAGGGTTTAAGCAGCGATATTTGGCGGTCGTCTCAGCGGTCGTGATCTTTCTGCTGATCTCCATCAGTATTCTCGCGCCGATCATCGCGAACGATCGACCATTGGCTTATTACGGTATTAACCGATTTCAACAGTCGGAGTCGGTTCGAAACGCCAGAACGATTTTGCGGTTGCTCCCCACGAAGATCGCGGCTGACGACTTTCCTGATCAAGAATGGCGCGGAGTCCGTCTCGAACTCTCGAGCTTACGGTCACAGTTCTCTGTCGAAGATGGCGACAAGGTTTCTCAGTTCGAGGCGTCCCTCGAGGCGCCCATTGACAACCTTCGCGAAGTCACAACGCAGTTGCCCCAGGTCGCCGACCCACTCGCCGACCTCCTTGAGAAGATGGACGCGACGCAATTGCGTCGATTGCTGACGGGAATCGAGCCGGAACTCGAAAAAACCCGGCTGTGGCCCGATTTAAGGATCGACCTGGGAACGGACAATAACGAGGCCGCCTCACTAAACGAGCAGCGTCGTCAGGGTTTAATTAAGGTCACTCGCGATGGCGAGCCCAGTTTCCTACGGGCCGTCGTTGATGCCGTTAAGAATCGCTCGGCCGATGATTCGGCGAGCAAAATTGCTGCGGTTGATACGAGCCTCACCGCAATCGAATCCGAACTTCGGGGCATCAATTCTGAATTGTCGAGCGCCGCTCGCGATCTCCGCAGTCGATTTTCGACACGTCAGGTCGAGCCGGTGAACCGCTGGCACTTCCCGGTGTTCGACTCGCTGATCTATGGCGATATAGCAGCGCTGATTGTGGAGTTCGGACTCGTGCTCGCCCTCATTGCCGCTCTACTCCCGTGGTTCGGAGGCCGGACGATCCGGCGAATTTTAAGTCTGACGGTAGTCTCGGCTGCAGTCGTTGCGGGCGTGTGGTATCTGGCGGTACCCGATCGCGTTGACCGCTCACCTTATAAACAAGGCGTATTGGCAGATGCGGAGTCGGCGAATGCTAAGCCGATCGTTTATCAATCGGTCGTTTGGCCGCTGATTCCGTACGGACTTGACGAAGACAATCTCAATAAGAAGTTCGGTGCTCCTCCGTGGTGGCCCGAGAAAGACGAAGCGGAAGACCAAGTGAATAACCAGGCAGTGCAGCCTAGCGACGTTGTAGTTAATACCTGGGATAAACCGCACTGGCTTGGCACTGACAAGATTGGCCGGGACGTCCTCAGCAGAATGATCTGGGGCGGGCGAGTCAGCCTGTCGGTGGGAATTGTGGCGGTCGGTATCTATGTCGCAATCGGGATTGTTGTCGGTGCCGTTGCCGGATTCTTCGGCGGCTGGGTCGATATGCTACTTTCGCGGGTTATTGAAATTGTCATCGTCTTTCCGAGCTTTTTTCTGATCCTGACCATCGTGGCTTTTATTGGCCCCAGCATCTGGAACATTATGGTGGTCATTGGATTAACCGGTTGGACAGGAGTCGCTCGCTTAGTGCGCGGTGAATTCTTAAGGCTCAGTGGTCAGGAATTTGTGCTGGCCGGTCGCGCTCTCGGATACCCGGCATCGCGATTAATTTTCCGGCACATCTTACCGAACGCTCTGGCCCCGGTTTTGGTTGCAGCAACATTCGGCATTGCCGGTGCTATTTTGACGGAGAGTGCTCTCTCCTTTCTCGGCCTCGGGATCACGGTGCCCCGCCCATCTTGGGGAGGAATCTTGGCAGAAGGCCGCGATTACATCCGCATCGCATCATGGCTCATTTACTTTCCCGGCTTTGCGATTTTCATGACAATCACATCGTACAATCTGGTCGGCGACACACTCCGGGACGTGTCAGACCCGCGATTGCGCGGCTCTCGATAA
- a CDS encoding DUF58 domain-containing protein: MSDGELRSDHGREARGLSISLSGLFGFSIGCGILVLAFGFARSGRAAPLIVLLLVTSGSTVALYGLIDLVASIAAAMLSKSMHRTIGRVRKLDSIAWAGILLIGFGIGLWTVSGRFVTVSIVAAVLAGSGLLFLVWGAKRLFDRMIARPTFSATKDWKRFSLTPPGMACLGLSFLLLLGAYLGPSNMLLMIFALLVGPFVFSGWHTLTTLREMSVRRILPTDVFAGQIATIELETRNRRKFLTSWFVIATDVVVQGARHLRPVAVFVRIPPGKLARSSYRFRPMMRGKYTLGPLRLSCRFPLGLVERGIIVKRRDDLLVLPRIGSLTPQWNREFGVASELVSRRETRSGAFHDEFHQMREYRHGDNSRLIHWKTSARVGQLMVKEFRESRDRDLLLLIDLWRSDRELAADSDVEILISLAATVASKHCVDGAGSKIRIAVTGSSNELWEDEASPGSRIALLRQLALPHGSDMADGDWLWQQADGMSPAATRGAVLTSRPIKDFDVPLDLSWLTVIHSKTAEHYIEFPDE; this comes from the coding sequence ATGAGCGACGGTGAACTCAGAAGCGATCACGGTCGCGAGGCTCGGGGGTTGTCAATTTCCCTTTCCGGCCTGTTCGGCTTTTCGATCGGCTGCGGCATTCTGGTCCTCGCCTTCGGATTCGCGCGAAGCGGCCGAGCGGCACCGCTGATCGTACTGCTGCTGGTGACGTCGGGGTCGACCGTCGCACTGTACGGCTTAATCGATTTGGTCGCCTCGATTGCCGCGGCGATGCTATCGAAGTCGATGCACCGGACGATCGGACGGGTTCGGAAGCTCGATTCGATCGCGTGGGCGGGCATTCTGCTGATCGGTTTCGGGATCGGACTTTGGACGGTGTCGGGTCGCTTCGTCACGGTCTCTATTGTGGCGGCGGTGCTCGCCGGTAGCGGATTGCTGTTCCTGGTGTGGGGGGCAAAACGCCTGTTCGATCGAATGATCGCCCGACCGACGTTCAGCGCGACAAAAGACTGGAAGCGCTTCTCCCTGACGCCGCCCGGAATGGCTTGTTTGGGGCTATCCTTTTTATTGCTGCTCGGGGCCTATTTGGGGCCTTCAAACATGCTGCTGATGATTTTCGCATTGCTCGTCGGACCGTTCGTCTTTAGCGGGTGGCACACCCTGACAACGCTTCGGGAGATGTCGGTCCGGCGAATCTTGCCGACCGATGTCTTCGCGGGCCAGATCGCCACCATCGAATTGGAGACCCGCAATCGCCGCAAGTTTCTGACAAGTTGGTTTGTCATTGCGACCGATGTCGTTGTGCAGGGAGCGCGGCACCTCAGGCCGGTTGCCGTGTTCGTTCGGATTCCGCCCGGAAAACTGGCTCGGTCGAGTTATCGCTTTCGGCCGATGATGCGTGGCAAATACACGCTGGGGCCGCTGCGACTTTCCTGCCGGTTCCCTCTCGGATTGGTCGAACGGGGCATCATTGTTAAGCGTCGCGATGACCTGCTTGTCCTGCCCCGGATCGGTTCGCTGACTCCGCAATGGAATAGAGAATTCGGCGTGGCCAGCGAGCTCGTATCACGGCGCGAGACCCGCTCCGGGGCGTTTCACGACGAATTCCATCAAATGCGGGAGTATCGCCATGGCGATAACTCCCGCCTGATTCACTGGAAGACCTCCGCCCGTGTCGGTCAATTGATGGTCAAAGAGTTTCGCGAAAGTCGTGACCGCGACTTACTACTGCTGATTGATCTTTGGCGCAGCGATCGCGAACTTGCCGCCGACAGCGATGTCGAAATATTAATCTCTTTGGCCGCAACCGTCGCGTCAAAGCATTGCGTTGACGGAGCAGGATCGAAGATTCGCATCGCCGTCACCGGTTCGAGCAACGAACTCTGGGAGGACGAAGCCTCGCCGGGCTCTCGCATCGCACTGCTCCGCCAGCTTGCCCTACCGCATGGTTCCGACATGGCGGATGGCGACTGGTTGTGGCAGCAGGCTGACGGAATGTCGCCGGCAGCAACGCGAGGGGCCGTGTTAACTTCACGACCAATTAAGGATTTCGATGTCCCCCTTGACCTTTCCTGGCTGACGGTCATTCATTCTAAGACAGCGGAGCATTACATCGAATTTCCGGACGAATAA
- a CDS encoding ABC transporter permease — protein MLSYLIRRMLLMLPTMVGILVVSFLVIKLAPGDPSSQKFGGLGQATGGMAADRGVEQAIKKFREKYHLDDSLPVQFGFFLKRLFTGEMIFFQDERPIWGDLFKSLWITVQINFVVFLLIYLIAIPSGIYSAAKQGSWGDRISTVALFVLYSIPSFWAAEMLRLRLTGPETPAWIRFPVANLHQDDWEELSYWGQVADWWHHATLPIICLTYVALAYLSRQMRVGLLDVIRQDYIRTAKAKGASEIRVLLVHALRNGLFPVITLFASLLPFLVGGSVIIEFIFEIRGMGRFAIENVYRREYDAVMATLMLSAVLTLVGILISDILYVLVNPQVSFESRRK, from the coding sequence GTGCTAAGCTACCTCATCCGACGCATGCTGCTGATGCTTCCGACCATGGTCGGAATCCTCGTGGTGTCGTTTCTCGTCATTAAACTCGCGCCGGGCGATCCGTCATCGCAAAAGTTCGGCGGTCTCGGCCAGGCCACCGGTGGAATGGCGGCGGACCGTGGCGTCGAGCAAGCGATTAAAAAGTTCCGCGAAAAGTACCACTTGGACGATTCGCTACCTGTCCAATTCGGTTTCTTCCTGAAACGACTCTTCACCGGAGAAATGATCTTTTTTCAGGACGAACGTCCGATTTGGGGGGACCTGTTCAAATCGCTCTGGATCACGGTGCAGATTAATTTCGTTGTTTTTCTATTAATTTATTTGATCGCGATCCCGTCGGGAATTTATAGCGCCGCCAAACAGGGGTCGTGGGGTGATCGTATTTCGACCGTCGCGTTGTTTGTGCTTTATAGCATCCCTTCATTTTGGGCGGCCGAAATGCTCCGGCTGCGACTGACCGGTCCCGAGACGCCCGCGTGGATCCGCTTTCCCGTCGCCAACCTGCATCAGGATGACTGGGAGGAACTGAGTTACTGGGGGCAGGTAGCCGATTGGTGGCATCACGCGACGCTCCCGATCATCTGCCTGACGTACGTCGCACTGGCGTACCTGTCGCGGCAAATGCGGGTGGGTCTGCTCGACGTGATTCGACAGGACTACATTCGAACCGCCAAAGCGAAGGGCGCCTCCGAAATACGAGTGCTGCTGGTCCACGCTTTGCGAAACGGCCTGTTCCCGGTCATCACACTATTCGCCAGTCTTCTGCCGTTCTTAGTGGGCGGCAGCGTAATTATTGAATTCATTTTCGAAATTCGCGGCATGGGCCGCTTCGCGATCGAGAACGTATATCGACGCGAATACGACGCGGTCATGGCAACGCTGATGCTCTCGGCAGTTTTAACACTTGTGGGAATCCTCATCTCCGACATTCTCTACGTGCTGGTAAACCCACAGGTCTCCTTCGAATCGCGGAGGAAATAA